In one window of Bdellovibrio bacteriovorus W DNA:
- a CDS encoding quinolinate synthetase (COG0379 Quinolinate synthase), which yields MSYDIAADIQRLKKEKNAVILAHYYEDGDIQDVADYVGDSFFLAKKGQEVEQKVILLAGVVFMAESVKIMNPEKTVIVPDMEATCSLVKGAPYQDYLAWRQKHPDGVAVTYINSSTEVKSISDVIITSSNAQQIVESIPRDRKILFGPDQHLGRWLSKKLDREFELWPGSCEVHVLFNAKKLHEMILENPDAVVIAHPECEDSVLQHAQVIGSTSRLLEEVEKNPAKKFIVATETGIFHQMQKKRPDVTLLQAPVMDAGCSCNDCPYMKLNNMEKIKRALESLSPEITLNEDLRLKAQTSLNRMMDITSGKTPQWPTEFSL from the coding sequence ATGTCTTATGATATTGCTGCCGATATTCAGCGCCTAAAAAAAGAAAAAAATGCCGTTATCCTAGCTCACTATTACGAAGACGGCGATATTCAAGACGTTGCCGACTATGTCGGTGATAGTTTCTTTTTAGCAAAAAAAGGCCAAGAGGTTGAACAAAAGGTCATCCTTCTTGCTGGAGTCGTCTTCATGGCTGAAAGCGTGAAGATCATGAATCCAGAAAAGACAGTGATTGTGCCTGATATGGAAGCCACCTGCTCTCTTGTAAAAGGGGCTCCTTATCAAGACTACCTAGCTTGGCGCCAAAAGCACCCTGATGGCGTGGCTGTTACCTATATCAATTCAAGCACGGAAGTGAAATCAATCTCTGACGTTATCATCACTTCTTCAAATGCCCAGCAGATCGTGGAGTCGATTCCTCGTGATCGTAAAATTCTATTCGGCCCAGATCAGCACTTAGGCCGTTGGTTATCTAAAAAGCTCGATCGCGAATTTGAACTATGGCCAGGCTCTTGTGAAGTTCACGTTCTATTCAACGCTAAAAAACTTCATGAGATGATTCTTGAAAATCCAGACGCGGTCGTGATTGCTCATCCAGAGTGTGAAGATTCTGTCTTGCAACACGCACAAGTGATCGGCTCTACTTCGCGCCTTTTAGAAGAAGTAGAAAAGAATCCTGCAAAGAAATTTATTGTCGCTACAGAAACTGGGATCTTTCATCAGATGCAAAAAAAGCGTCCTGATGTAACCCTATTACAAGCTCCAGTGATGGATGCAGGTTGCTCGTGCAATGATTGTCCATATATGAAACTCAATAATATGGAGAAAATTAAACGCGCCCTTGAAAGCCTTTCACCAGAGATCACTCTCAACGAAGACCTTCGCTTAAAAGCACAGACTTCATTGAATCGAATGATGGATATTACGAGCGGCAAAACTCCTCAATGGCCCACTGAGTTCAGTCTTTAA
- a CDS encoding transposase (COG2963 Transposase and inactivated derivatives) — MGSFTAKDRKDLENNQNVLKVTTSNVTYTPEFKVKALKLRQDGLMPSEIFKDAGINLSLFGKDYPRKCIQRWAKMSQKDGGLKKERRGVNSTGRPKGLRFKSAEEEIAYLRAENDFLKKLHALEARYANKKSSR, encoded by the coding sequence ATGGGTTCATTTACAGCAAAAGATCGCAAAGATCTTGAGAACAATCAAAATGTTTTAAAGGTAACAACCTCTAACGTTACCTATACTCCAGAGTTTAAGGTTAAGGCTTTGAAGCTCCGTCAAGATGGGCTAATGCCTTCAGAAATATTTAAAGATGCCGGAATCAACCTTTCTCTCTTCGGCAAAGACTACCCCAGAAAGTGTATCCAGCGTTGGGCGAAGATGTCTCAAAAAGACGGTGGATTAAAGAAGGAGCGTCGAGGAGTTAATTCTACTGGGCGCCCCAAGGGGCTTCGGTTTAAATCAGCAGAAGAAGAAATTGCTTATTTGCGCGCGGAGAATGATTTCCTAAAAAAGCTCCACGCCTTGGAGGCAAGATACGCAAACAAGAAAAGTTCGCGTTAA
- a CDS encoding DNA polymerase III gamma and tau subunits (COG2812 DNA polymerase III, gamma/tau subunits): MSYQVIARKWRPQSFTDVVGQAHITQTLSNALANNRLPHAMLFTGPRGTGKTSSARILAKALRCPNAQNFVPCNQCDSCLEIASGASVDVIEIDGASNNGVDAIRELRDTVAFMPSSGKYKVYIIDEVHMLSTSAFNALLKTLEEPPSHVIFIMATTEVHKIPQTILSRCQRFDFRRIPTRQIAQHLKTICDREEVQADEDALWVIARQGDGSMRDSQSLLDQVITFSNGALTQSSVVDTLGLTDRSLLFATLEGLIHRDTKAIMSVIEKIASAGFEPHLFSQDLLAMIRDLLVTKVSSGQDSQILDLPDSEIQALEQLSELLPEEDIHLLFDMALKGGSDIPRAQDPRIVLEMVLLRMASAPKIVDLKDLLNSGGNDSSSAGGPRPYKPPVTRPVQRGHRNLSEAQKVAEVPQGLEAMKQALDKKPKAAPAATTPAASPVAEAPKKRLAQGGASSEKWVDFVELVRDDNALFAAKIENLLFVKEEGKLLSLGVPLKLAFLKDQMADSSERKKLQGYIDSFWGAGYSFEVLMSRDQVGESAQSIQQKKMQDAEDEIQSKIAASPIVKAAQEAFNGTIKSIVELKR; the protein is encoded by the coding sequence TTGTCTTATCAGGTGATAGCACGCAAATGGCGTCCACAGTCTTTCACCGACGTCGTCGGACAAGCTCATATTACTCAGACGCTTTCGAATGCTCTTGCTAACAATCGACTTCCTCACGCTATGCTTTTTACAGGTCCTCGCGGAACTGGAAAAACTTCTTCGGCACGTATTTTAGCCAAGGCCCTGCGTTGCCCGAATGCTCAAAACTTTGTGCCATGTAATCAGTGCGACTCGTGTCTTGAAATTGCTTCTGGCGCAAGTGTCGATGTGATTGAAATTGATGGAGCTTCAAATAACGGAGTCGATGCTATTCGTGAATTGCGTGACACCGTGGCCTTCATGCCTTCTTCAGGAAAATACAAAGTCTATATCATTGACGAAGTACACATGCTTTCAACGAGTGCGTTTAATGCTCTTTTGAAAACTCTGGAAGAACCACCTTCCCATGTGATTTTTATTATGGCGACAACTGAGGTTCATAAGATTCCTCAGACAATTCTTTCTCGCTGCCAACGTTTTGATTTCAGAAGAATTCCAACTCGGCAGATTGCTCAACATCTGAAAACAATCTGTGATCGCGAAGAAGTCCAAGCCGACGAAGACGCTCTTTGGGTCATTGCCCGTCAGGGTGACGGTTCTATGAGGGACTCGCAAAGTCTTTTAGACCAAGTGATTACCTTTTCAAATGGCGCCCTTACTCAGAGTTCTGTTGTCGACACTTTAGGCCTTACAGATCGCTCGTTATTATTTGCAACTCTTGAGGGACTTATCCATCGCGACACAAAAGCGATCATGAGCGTGATCGAAAAGATTGCGTCAGCAGGCTTTGAGCCTCATTTGTTCTCTCAAGATCTTCTTGCCATGATTCGCGATCTTTTGGTGACAAAAGTATCTTCTGGCCAAGACTCACAAATTTTAGATTTACCTGATTCAGAAATTCAAGCCCTCGAACAATTAAGTGAACTTCTTCCAGAGGAAGATATTCATTTGCTGTTTGATATGGCTCTTAAAGGTGGGAGCGATATCCCGCGCGCGCAAGACCCGCGCATCGTTCTAGAAATGGTGCTTTTAAGAATGGCCTCTGCGCCTAAAATTGTCGACCTCAAGGACTTACTGAACTCGGGTGGGAACGACTCCTCCAGTGCAGGTGGACCCCGGCCTTACAAGCCGCCGGTAACTCGTCCCGTTCAACGCGGTCATCGCAATCTCTCAGAAGCTCAAAAAGTCGCCGAAGTCCCGCAAGGACTTGAGGCCATGAAGCAAGCTCTGGATAAGAAACCCAAAGCAGCCCCTGCTGCGACAACTCCGGCAGCTTCGCCAGTGGCCGAGGCCCCTAAAAAGCGCCTTGCTCAAGGTGGAGCTTCCTCCGAGAAATGGGTGGATTTTGTTGAGCTCGTTCGCGATGATAACGCTCTGTTTGCTGCCAAGATTGAAAACCTTCTTTTCGTAAAAGAAGAAGGCAAGCTGCTCAGCTTAGGAGTTCCTCTCAAGCTTGCATTCTTGAAAGATCAAATGGCAGATTCTTCAGAGCGAAAAAAACTCCAAGGATATATTGATTCATTCTGGGGTGCTGGGTATTCTTTCGAAGTACTTATGAGCCGCGATCAAGTTGGAGAATCTGCTCAGTCCATTCAGCAGAAAAAAATGCAAGACGCTGAGGATGAAATCCAAAGTAAAATCGCAGCAAGTCCTATAGTTAAAGCCGCACAAGAAGCTTTTAACGGGACAATCAAATCAATCGTTGAACTGAAGCGCTAA
- a CDS encoding putative transposase (COG2801 Transposase and inactivated derivatives): MLLQKYFWINMNLKKVRRLMKKHGLRTVIRRKNRSRQVWVEGDEHRASPNILNRNFNVQKKDTVYSTDITYLDYGLGKRAYLSAVKDLATKEIVHYTVSASATLNIALRGLEDLFSQKPKHIIMHSDQGSHYTSKIYRDLLSKWEITQSMSRKGNCLDNAPIESFFGHLKDEAELRDCNTYEELVAEIDRYIKYYNNERPQWDLKGKTPAECRGFT, from the coding sequence ATGCTTTTACAGAAATATTTTTGGATCAATATGAACTTAAAGAAAGTCCGTCGTCTTATGAAAAAGCATGGACTTCGAACTGTCATCCGCAGAAAGAATAGATCTAGGCAAGTTTGGGTAGAAGGAGATGAACATAGAGCAAGCCCGAATATTCTTAATAGGAATTTTAATGTCCAAAAGAAGGATACTGTGTATTCGACAGACATTACTTATCTTGATTATGGACTTGGAAAACGAGCTTATCTATCGGCAGTAAAGGATTTGGCAACGAAGGAGATCGTGCATTACACCGTTTCAGCAAGTGCAACTTTAAATATCGCACTTAGGGGCCTCGAAGATCTTTTTAGTCAAAAGCCCAAACATATCATTATGCACTCAGATCAAGGCAGCCACTATACTTCAAAGATCTATCGAGATTTATTAAGCAAGTGGGAAATAACTCAATCAATGTCACGTAAGGGAAATTGTTTGGACAATGCTCCGATAGAAAGTTTTTTCGGACATTTAAAAGATGAGGCAGAGCTTCGAGATTGCAATACATATGAAGAGTTGGTAGCAGAGATAGATCGTTATATTAAATACTATAATAACGAACGACCCCAATGGGACTTAAAAGGAAAAACCCCGGCAGAGTGCCGAGGTTTTACTTAA
- a CDS encoding hypothetical protein (COG0718 Uncharacterized protein conserved in bacteria) yields the protein MMKGMQGGMAQLMKQANQMQIKMKKAQEELGKREFDATSGGGAVKVTVNGDHMITALTIDPEVLKAGDVEMLQDLVLTATNEAVKTAKEISAKEMEKITGGLNIPGMF from the coding sequence ATGATGAAGGGTATGCAGGGCGGAATGGCCCAACTCATGAAGCAAGCCAATCAAATGCAAATTAAAATGAAAAAAGCACAAGAAGAGCTCGGCAAAAGAGAATTTGATGCTACTTCTGGTGGTGGTGCTGTAAAAGTAACTGTTAACGGCGACCACATGATCACAGCTCTTACTATCGATCCTGAAGTTCTTAAAGCTGGCGATGTTGAAATGTTGCAAGACCTTGTTTTAACAGCAACAAACGAAGCTGTAAAAACAGCAAAAGAAATCTCTGCCAAGGAAATGGAAAAAATCACTGGCGGACTTAACATCCCAGGAATGTTCTAA
- a CDS encoding hypothetical protein (COG0840 Methyl-accepting chemotaxis protein) has translation MKKATLMTKLLCLCAFLIGLTGVVGFLGYRSNVGVTEVYGSLVNKTLPQRAHLESAYGHFLEIRMNLRNLGLPGITPEDAKASEAVVLEGLKKIAEERKSYESYGMSADQKALYDDQVKAWADFEAVGGRVLGHFHKGTPHDLQKMTEIFFGDCPRTAEAFTAATRKLEVFHEDKIKEDTTEASAISQFGLTLNLLVVGVGALFGLALGFIFSKSLSRRLTTISEALELSSEKTVSGSLALAGASTQLSSSSSEAASSLEETVASLEELSSMVRLNTSHAQTANSLSQKAKEAAEHGEVEIKRLITSMDDIAAGSKRIEEIINVIDDIAFQTNLLALNAAVEAARAGEQGKGFAVVAEAVRSLAQRSAVAAKDISDLIKNNVEKSHHGSSMASSSGKALQEILVSVIKVADLNSEIATGSEEQSFGIEQISKAMNQLDTATQNNAASSEEVRGSSEQMAHQGEILAHLVHDLSDLVHGEKNNVEVAKKAPEKAPALVPKAKPALKVVASKPSKPKAVVPKSSETIPFDEDSEDRKVGDASGF, from the coding sequence ATGAAAAAGGCCACCTTAATGACCAAGCTACTGTGCCTCTGCGCATTTTTGATTGGTTTGACGGGCGTTGTGGGATTTTTGGGATACCGCTCAAATGTGGGGGTGACCGAGGTCTACGGATCTCTAGTTAATAAGACTCTTCCTCAAAGAGCTCATTTAGAAAGTGCCTATGGGCATTTTTTAGAGATTCGCATGAATTTAAGAAATCTCGGATTGCCTGGAATAACTCCTGAGGATGCCAAAGCATCTGAAGCGGTGGTTTTAGAGGGTCTTAAGAAAATTGCCGAAGAGCGAAAGTCTTACGAATCCTATGGAATGAGCGCTGATCAAAAAGCTCTCTATGATGATCAAGTCAAAGCTTGGGCTGACTTTGAAGCGGTTGGTGGCAGAGTTCTGGGGCACTTTCATAAAGGCACCCCTCATGATCTCCAAAAAATGACAGAGATCTTTTTTGGAGATTGCCCGCGCACAGCAGAGGCCTTCACGGCAGCGACAAGAAAGCTTGAGGTATTTCACGAAGATAAAATTAAAGAAGACACCACAGAGGCATCCGCGATTTCTCAGTTCGGACTCACTCTTAATTTATTAGTAGTGGGGGTGGGGGCTTTGTTTGGTCTTGCCCTAGGGTTCATCTTCTCTAAATCTCTTTCTCGCCGTTTGACGACGATTTCGGAAGCGCTGGAGTTGTCTTCTGAAAAAACGGTTTCTGGCTCGCTTGCATTAGCTGGCGCAAGTACTCAGCTCTCTTCATCTTCTTCAGAAGCAGCATCTTCTTTGGAGGAGACAGTGGCTTCGCTGGAAGAACTCTCAAGTATGGTTCGACTTAACACAAGCCATGCCCAGACGGCGAACTCGCTTTCGCAAAAAGCAAAAGAGGCCGCAGAGCATGGAGAGGTGGAGATCAAGCGCCTGATCACTTCGATGGATGACATTGCTGCGGGTTCAAAACGCATCGAAGAGATTATTAATGTGATCGATGACATTGCCTTTCAAACGAACCTTCTGGCTCTCAATGCTGCCGTTGAGGCCGCAAGAGCAGGCGAGCAAGGAAAAGGATTTGCTGTTGTTGCAGAAGCTGTCAGGTCTTTAGCACAAAGAAGTGCGGTGGCAGCAAAAGACATTTCGGACTTAATTAAAAACAACGTTGAAAAAAGTCATCATGGTTCAAGTATGGCTTCATCGAGTGGTAAGGCTCTCCAAGAGATTTTAGTTTCTGTGATCAAAGTAGCAGATCTAAACTCAGAGATTGCAACGGGGAGTGAAGAACAGTCGTTTGGGATTGAGCAAATTTCTAAGGCCATGAATCAGCTAGATACAGCAACACAAAACAATGCCGCCTCGTCTGAGGAAGTGCGAGGTTCGTCAGAGCAGATGGCTCATCAAGGTGAAATTCTTGCTCATCTCGTTCACGATCTTTCAGACTTAGTACACGGAGAGAAGAATAATGTAGAGGTAGCCAAGAAAGCTCCAGAAAAAGCGCCGGCTCTGGTGCCAAAAGCAAAGCCGGCACTCAAAGTTGTTGCTAGTAAACCCTCTAAGCCGAAAGCGGTCGTTCCGAAGTCCTCAGAGACAATTCCCTTTGATGAGGACTCTGAGGATAGAAAAGTCGGAGATGCCTCGGGGTTCTAA
- a CDS encoding ankyrin repeat domain protein (COG0666 FOG: Ankyrin repeat) translates to MALRWVLIIVFCLLNVDVARSKEKKVEVEPAQETLLEAVIHRDSETVRKVLSKDKSGLEKTDERKRTPLLIATFNDDIETARLLIEAGADVNAQDDKLDSPLLYAGAEGRLQILKMILKAKPNFKIYNRYGGTALIPACERGHVEVVKELLKTDIDINHKNKLGWTALLEAVILGTGGQKHQEIVKLLVDAGADKTIADNEGVTALEHAKKRNLKEMVAILSR, encoded by the coding sequence ATGGCGCTTCGCTGGGTATTAATAATAGTTTTTTGCCTATTGAATGTAGATGTTGCTCGCTCCAAGGAGAAGAAGGTGGAAGTTGAACCCGCACAAGAGACTTTGTTAGAAGCTGTGATTCATCGTGATTCTGAAACTGTTCGAAAAGTTTTATCGAAAGATAAGTCTGGCTTAGAAAAAACAGATGAAAGAAAAAGAACGCCACTTTTAATTGCTACTTTTAACGACGATATTGAAACGGCAAGACTGCTTATTGAAGCAGGAGCTGATGTAAACGCGCAGGATGATAAACTTGACAGCCCCTTGCTCTATGCGGGAGCTGAAGGGCGTCTGCAAATTTTGAAAATGATTTTAAAAGCAAAGCCGAACTTTAAGATCTATAATCGCTATGGCGGGACAGCCTTAATCCCAGCTTGTGAACGAGGTCACGTCGAAGTCGTTAAAGAACTTTTAAAGACAGATATTGATATTAATCATAAAAACAAATTGGGTTGGACTGCTTTACTAGAGGCTGTGATCTTGGGAACCGGTGGACAGAAGCATCAAGAAATCGTAAAGCTCTTAGTAGATGCTGGGGCAGACAAAACTATCGCTGATAACGAAGGTGTGACGGCTCTAGAGCATGCGAAGAAGAGAAACCTTAAAGAGATGGTAGCCATCTTGAGTAGGTAG
- a CDS encoding DNA repair and genetic recombination protein (COG0353 Recombinational DNA repair protein (RecF pathway)), with translation MLYISALEKLTHELSRLPGIGPKTAQRLAYFILKSPNDYAENLSEALLRVKAEVHECPQCFNFTDADLCKFCVDSHRHDDSICVVEEPSDIMRIESSGAFRGRYHVLHGAISPLEGIGPKELKIQELLDRVDAGISGEKPQIREVILALDADLEGDTTILYLSKQLQGKSLKLSRIAHGVPIGSDIDFIDDRTMGRALQNRVEL, from the coding sequence ATGCTTTATATTTCTGCATTGGAAAAACTAACCCACGAATTGAGCCGTCTGCCAGGTATTGGCCCAAAGACTGCTCAGCGCTTGGCGTACTTTATCCTAAAGTCACCCAATGACTATGCAGAAAACTTAAGTGAAGCTCTTTTAAGAGTGAAAGCGGAAGTTCATGAGTGCCCTCAGTGCTTCAACTTCACGGATGCAGATCTTTGTAAGTTCTGCGTAGATTCTCACCGCCACGACGATTCTATCTGCGTGGTGGAAGAACCTTCTGATATTATGAGAATCGAATCTTCAGGCGCCTTTAGAGGACGTTACCATGTTCTACATGGTGCGATCTCTCCGCTAGAGGGAATTGGTCCGAAGGAATTAAAAATTCAAGAGCTTCTTGATCGTGTCGATGCGGGTATTTCTGGTGAGAAACCACAGATCCGCGAAGTTATTCTAGCTTTAGATGCCGATCTTGAGGGCGATACTACAATTCTTTACCTTTCTAAACAGCTTCAAGGTAAAAGTTTGAAACTTTCTCGCATCGCGCATGGTGTTCCTATTGGCAGCGACATCGATTTCATAGATGATAGAACTATGGGAAGAGCCTTGCAAAATCGAGTGGAGCTGTAA
- a CDS encoding isocitrate dehydrogenase (COG0538 Isocitrate dehydrogenases): protein MNKIKVANPVVELDGDEMTRIIWKFIKEKLILPYLDIDIKYYDLGMENRDATDDKVTVEAAEAIKKYNVGIKCATITPDEARVEEFKLKQMWKSPNGTIRNILDGTVFREPIICKNVPRLVPNWTAPICIGRHAFGDQYRATDFVTKGKGKLTITFEGENGEKIQHEVYNFKGDGVALAMYNTDESIMGFARSCFNQALSKKWPLYLSTKNTILKKYDGRFKDIFEEIYQKEFKAKFEEAGITYEHRLIDDMVASALKWNGNFVWACKNYDGDVQSDTVAQGFGSLGLMTSVLVTPDGKTMESEAAHGTVTRHYRAHQQGKPTSTNPIASIFAWTRGLEHRGNLDNNPELVRFAQTLEKVCVATVEAGFMTKDLAVCIYGDKVTSDKYMNTEPFLEKLDANLKAALA from the coding sequence ATGAATAAAATCAAAGTTGCAAATCCCGTTGTAGAACTCGACGGCGACGAAATGACTCGTATTATCTGGAAGTTTATCAAAGAAAAATTGATTCTTCCTTACTTAGACATCGACATTAAATACTACGATTTAGGTATGGAAAATCGCGACGCAACAGATGATAAAGTCACTGTTGAAGCTGCTGAAGCGATCAAGAAATACAACGTAGGTATCAAGTGCGCGACAATCACACCTGATGAAGCCCGCGTTGAAGAGTTCAAACTTAAACAGATGTGGAAATCTCCAAACGGAACTATCCGTAACATCCTTGATGGAACTGTTTTCCGTGAGCCGATCATCTGCAAAAACGTTCCTCGCCTAGTTCCTAACTGGACTGCGCCAATTTGCATTGGTCGTCACGCATTCGGTGATCAATACCGCGCAACTGACTTTGTAACAAAAGGCAAAGGAAAGCTGACAATCACTTTTGAAGGTGAAAATGGCGAAAAGATTCAACACGAAGTTTACAACTTCAAAGGTGATGGCGTTGCTCTAGCAATGTACAACACAGATGAATCTATCATGGGCTTTGCTCGTTCTTGCTTCAACCAAGCGCTTTCAAAAAAATGGCCACTTTATCTTTCAACTAAGAACACAATTCTTAAAAAGTACGATGGTCGCTTTAAAGATATCTTTGAAGAAATCTACCAAAAAGAATTTAAAGCTAAGTTTGAAGAAGCTGGTATCACTTACGAACACAGACTGATCGACGACATGGTTGCATCTGCTCTTAAGTGGAACGGAAACTTCGTATGGGCTTGTAAGAACTACGACGGTGACGTTCAATCAGACACAGTAGCGCAAGGTTTTGGTTCACTAGGCCTTATGACTTCGGTACTTGTAACTCCGGATGGAAAAACAATGGAATCCGAAGCAGCCCATGGGACAGTGACTCGTCACTACCGTGCGCACCAACAGGGAAAACCAACGTCAACAAATCCGATTGCGTCTATCTTTGCGTGGACTCGTGGCCTTGAGCACCGTGGAAACCTGGATAACAATCCAGAACTTGTTCGCTTTGCTCAAACTCTTGAAAAAGTTTGCGTAGCAACAGTTGAAGCTGGCTTCATGACAAAAGATTTAGCTGTTTGTATCTACGGAGACAAAGTGACATCTGATAAGTACATGAACACAGAACCGTTCCTAGAAAAACTCGATGCAAACCTAAAGGCTGCATTGGCTTAA
- a CDS encoding hypothetical protein (COG1100 GTPase SAR1 and related small G proteins), producing the protein MSFINYNAKEIHCKVVYYGPSLGGKTTNIQWVYQKTAEDQRSKLVALNTDIERTLFFDFLPLNVGDIRGFKTRFHLYTVPGQVVYDASRKLILKGLDGVIFVADSQIERMDENLESLRNLERNLEQQGYDIREIPLIMQYNKRDLPNVASLAEMRSALNPYNAPEIEGCASEGRGVFESLKTVSKSIINVLKGGTTL; encoded by the coding sequence ATGTCGTTTATTAACTATAATGCCAAAGAAATTCACTGCAAAGTTGTATACTATGGCCCGTCCCTTGGCGGAAAAACGACAAACATCCAATGGGTTTACCAAAAAACCGCTGAAGACCAGCGCTCAAAGCTAGTTGCTTTAAACACAGATATCGAAAGAACTCTGTTCTTTGACTTCTTACCTTTAAACGTGGGTGATATTCGCGGTTTTAAAACGCGCTTCCATCTTTACACAGTCCCAGGACAAGTTGTTTACGATGCCTCGAGAAAACTTATCCTCAAAGGCTTGGATGGAGTGATCTTCGTCGCCGACTCACAAATCGAGCGTATGGATGAAAATCTGGAATCTTTAAGAAATCTTGAGCGCAATCTGGAGCAACAAGGATACGACATCCGCGAAATCCCGCTAATTATGCAATACAACAAGCGCGATCTTCCGAATGTAGCTTCTTTAGCTGAGATGAGAAGTGCTCTAAATCCCTACAACGCTCCAGAAATTGAAGGGTGCGCTTCTGAAGGCCGTGGCGTCTTTGAATCCCTAAAAACAGTCTCTAAATCGATCATCAATGTGCTTAAAGGCGGCACAACACTGTAG